A region of the Chryseobacterium gotjawalense genome:
ATAAAAAAAGACATCCCTGTTAAAGATGCTCATGTCTTGATGCTGGGAATTACCTTCAAAGAAAACTGTCCCGATGTGCGCAACACCAAAATTGTGGATGTTGTGGCTGCTTTGAACGATTATGGCATCACCGTCACGATTTTCGATCCCTGGGCAAATCCTGCCGAAGTAAAAAATGAATACGGTTTGGAGATTGTTGCCAACCTCGTCATTGCCAGAGCGAAGCAACCGCAATATGACATGGTGGGCGACTCCAGCACAATTGCCGGTGAAGTAGGGAAATCTCAGGCGACGGCAGAAATGCAGAGCGATACCGCACGAAAGTATGATGCCATCATTCTTGGGGTCGCCCACCGGGAATTCCTCGATCTCGATTTGGGTCTCCACCTGAAAGACAATGCCTTGATTTATGACGTGAAAGGCGTTTTGCAAAATGCAGATGCAAGATTATAAAATAATAAACTGCCAAAAGTCTCTTACCTTTCAAAAATGAAAACAGACCAACCCACCTACTACATCCACTCCAAACAGTCCGTATTTTCTCTGAACTTAAAAGAAGTCTGGGAGTACCGTGATCTGTTGCTGATGTTGGTGAAAAAAGATTTTATTACTTTCTATAAACAGACGGTTTTAGGGCCGCTGTGGTTTATTGTGCAGCCTTTGCTGACCACGGTGATCTACATTATCCTGTTTGGAAATATTGCCAAATTATCGACCGACGGGGTGCCGCAGGTGCTGTTTTACCTCTCCGGAATTACGGTGTGGAATTACTTCTCCGAAAGTTTAACCAAGACCTCTTCCGTCTTTACCGCGAATGCCGGGATGTTTGGGAAAGTGTATTTCCCGCGGTTGATCATGCCGCTGTCGATTGTAGCTTCATCGCTCATGAAGTTTGCGGTGCAGTTTGGCATCTTCGCCATTGTGCTGCTGTACTTCGTTATTTTTACCGATGAGGTGCACCCCAATATCTGGATGTTGTTTACGCCGGTTTTAATACTGCTCATGGCGATGTTTGCGTTGGGAATGGGGATGATCTTCTCGTCCCTGACGACCAAATACAAAGACCTTACTTTTCTTTTAACCTTTGGCGTTCAGCTCTTCATGTATATCACCCCGGTGGTGTATCCTATTTCGGCATTACCCGAGAAATTCCGGTTTCTGGTCTATATGAATCCGTTGTCCTCCATTTTCGAATGTTTCCGCTATGCCTTTCTGGGCTCCGGCAGTTTCGACCTGATGAGCATCCTCTGGAGCAGCATTTTCATCACGGTAATCCTCATCATCGGCACGGTGATTTTCAATAAGGTGGAGAAGAGTTTTATGGATACGGTGTAGGGGGCAGGGAGACGTGAGACGTGAGATTGGGTGATTGGGTGAATAGTGATGCGGTAATGTGGTGATGTGATGATGGGATGATTTGCTGATGTGGTGATGGGATGATTTGCTAATTTGCTGATGTGATAATGTGGTGATGTGATGATTTGGTGAATGGTGAATTGTCAATGGTGAATAACGGGGTTTTTGTTTGGAGAGCCACAATTTGCGAAGCCAAAAAGGCGAAAGTAATGCGGTGATGGGATGATTTGCTGATTTCGCGAATGGTGAATGGTGAATCCGGTCGCTGAGCGGAGCCGAAGCGAAAAGCTGTCACCTTGCACCCTTGCACCCTTGCACCCTTGCACCCATGCACCCTTTCACCATGCACCCTTTGGATAACTGCCGATTGCCACAATCTGCGAAGCACCAGGCGAAGCCAAAAAGGCGAAAGCCTCAATTCCGCTCCTTCGGAGGGGTGCCCCGAAGGGTTGGGGTGGTAACCACATCGTTATTTTATCATTTTCAGATGGATACCTGGTATGGCGAATGTGCTCCGTAGGAGCGGTATCTCTGTAGAATTAATTAACCAACAATGGTACGGCTCCGTAGGTGCCGAATCTTTTTTTGCAATTGCTGTGAATGGGTTGGGTATTGTGGTGGCTGTGTGTAGGAAGTTACACGATGCAATGGGGGTGGTCTCCACATGATATAACCAAAAATGAAAATTACTGATGCACGACAGGTGATCCACGATTTATTTTTCCGGCAGCGAAACCACCCCGTCCTTCCGCAAGCGGAATGACACCCCTCCAGGGGAGGGGAATGGGCACTTCGCAAAGAACATAAACTCCGGTTTCCACAACAAATCTTCATCAACACCATTGCTTAATTAAAAACTAAATGCTTAATTTGTAAATAATTTCATAAAACACTTAAATCCAACACCCAACACCCAACACCCAACGCCCATCACCTAGCACCTAGCACGCAACACCCACATCTATCATCTATCAGTCT
Encoded here:
- a CDS encoding ABC transporter permease; the encoded protein is MKTDQPTYYIHSKQSVFSLNLKEVWEYRDLLLMLVKKDFITFYKQTVLGPLWFIVQPLLTTVIYIILFGNIAKLSTDGVPQVLFYLSGITVWNYFSESLTKTSSVFTANAGMFGKVYFPRLIMPLSIVASSLMKFAVQFGIFAIVLLYFVIFTDEVHPNIWMLFTPVLILLMAMFALGMGMIFSSLTTKYKDLTFLLTFGVQLFMYITPVVYPISALPEKFRFLVYMNPLSSIFECFRYAFLGSGSFDLMSILWSSIFITVILIIGTVIFNKVEKSFMDTV